The Ziziphus jujuba cultivar Dongzao chromosome 5, ASM3175591v1 genome segment GAAATGAGGTTTGTTCCAAAAATTAGTGCCGgtggcaaaataaattacaatcaGAATCTCTCAAATCtccactaatttttttttttccttctttttttttttttttttttttgagatctGTTCCTTcttacaaaaacacaaaaaaaatctcatctgttttttctttttctttttttaatttttgtcagaACCCAGATCAATTACCTTTGCCTCGATCAATAAATAACCACTCaaattgagtttatttttttctcctggTTGCATTAATAACTTGATCTgtgttttccttctttttcttattctcaATTCCAATATTTATCTCCAGCTTGTTTTTTCAACATTTACAGCTTCATTTTGAAGTTGGAAAGCTACACTTGAACAAACCCCtttatttctttctcttatttttatttaatcattatctTTTTCGATCAGTTATACGTGCGGGAATTGATTTTTGGATTTCTGGGCAAATTGGGTTTTTTTCCAACGCTGTCACAGCAGTTTAGTCAGAAGCTGATGTGGCAAAGCTCATTTAGCTGACAGAAGAATATCCACTCACTCAGTACTCCAGGAGTAGAGTTTTTTCCCTACCACTCAATTTTCCTCACCCATCATTATTTCCTTGACGCCAAAAAAAGAACATCCGCTCTCTATATGATCGATTCCCAATTGAATATCCGCTCTCTTCCATTTCTTCATCTCATATAGATTATCCTAGACAATTATTACGCAAAAATCCAGGCAATCAATGGATATtgatcatcttcatcttcctaATCTACTCCCTTTTATCTCCACCATCTTGGTCCTTTTGCTGCTTGTCCACCATCTTCTATGGAAATCCAAACGTGACCAGAAGAAGAGGGAGCTACCAGAAGCTGCGGGTGGATGGCCTATTATTGGCCACCTGCCTCTGCTACAAGGTCCACAACCTCTCCATATAACCTTGGGAAACATGGCAGATAAGTACGGCCCAATCTTCACTATCAGGATGGGAATCTACAAAACTTTGGTTGTAAGTAACTGGGAAACGGCCAAAGAGTGTTTCACTACCAATGACAAAGTGTTTGCCAACCGTCCAAAGCTCGTTGCCCACGATATATTGGGCTACAACTATGCCATGATTGGGTTCAGCCCTTACGGCTCTTACTGGCGACAAGTGCGAAAGATTGCCACTCTTGAAGTACTTTCCCACCACCGTATTGAGAAACTCAGTCACGTCCGAGAATCCGAGGTGAAAATATCCATCAAAGAGCTGTACGAGCTGTGGGGAAACGACAGTAGCGTGGTTGTGGAGATGAAAAATTGGTTTGGAGATGTTGCATTAAACCTCATATTCAGGATGGTCGTAGGGAAGCGATATCTAGAAGCTACAGCCACGAATGGTGATGAGTGCCGAAGAGCGTTGAGGGATTTTTCCGAATTGACTGGGATTTTTGTGGTATCGGATGCGATTCCACATCTGAGATGGTTGGACTTGGGAGGACACGTGAGAGCAATGAAGAAGACGGCCAAAGTGCTGGATCATTTGATACATGGATGGCTGGAGGAGCATAAGCCAAAGAGAAGTAATTCTGTGGAGGAGGAGAAGCAAGACTTTATGGCTGTGATGCTTTCGATTcttgatagtgatcaagaaatTGCCAGTTTTGATGCTGATACAATCAACAAGGCTACATCCTTGGTACTTCATCATCATTTACTATTTTACTGGTTCATACTAATTtatctactttttgttttttaatggcTGACAACGAATACTTTTGCTCGTTTTACTATTGTTTTACCATGAGATTCATTGCTTTTGATCAACTTTTATATGGCTGAAAAGAATAATTTACAATTAACATGATTTTCATATAAGTTTAAATGCTTCTATAATAAAGACGATCAGTTAAATGTACTAACTCAACTTTCCGATCATAAttgatcaaaaaaattaaaaaaaaaaaaataagaaaaaaactttccTATCAAATAACTGTTAACTTTAGACTAACGGtagcaaatattttaaaagtatgCATACTAGACAATGTACGCATTATTTTCTGCCTaggtttatgtttttatttttttgcttcttttttttccctgtagAATATAAGGCCAAAGTACCAAGGAAAACATACCATATTCGTAGAAAATTGttgcatattattatttttcctttacatgcatatatttaaaaaaaaaaaaaaacataaacggATGGCATTGTagtctttttctatatatatatatatatatatatacgcatatatttgatttaacaaataaaaaatataatatgcatCTGGATTACGCAACTTGGCAGGCTCTTATTTTAGCGGGCACGGACACAATGATGGTAACCTTGACATGGGCTCTGGCCCTGCTCCTAAACAATCGAGGTGCATTAAAGAAGGCCCAACAAGAACTGGACGAGCACGTTGGCAGAGATAGGCAAGTAAAGGAATCGGACCTAAACAAGCTGGTGTATCTCCAAGCCATTCTCAAAGAGACGCTGCGTTTATACCCAGCCGCACCACTCTTGCTTCCTCACGAGTCCATGGAGGACTGCACTGTAGGTGGCTATCACGTCCCAAAAGGCACATGCCTTCTTGTCAATCTTTCAAAGATTCATAGAGACCCAAAAATCTGGTCAGATCCAAACGAGTTTCGGCCCGAACGCTTTCTTACAACCCACAAAGCGGTTGACGTACGAGGCcagaattttgaattaattccgTTTGGCAGCGGTAGAAGAATGTGCCCTGGTGTATCACTTGCACTTCAATTTATGCAACTCACGCTCGCTGCTTTGCTTCATGGGTTTGATGTGGCAACCCTCTCCAATGAAGCGGTTGATATGTCTGAGAAATTTGGACTGACCAACATGAAAGCCTCCCCGCTTGATGTCCTTCTCACCCCACGCCTTCCTGCTaatctttattattaaataaatcagtATGAAAATTATGCAATAGATATGACACAGTTAAGTGTTACCTCACTGGGATATTAAGCAACTTGTTTGGTATGTATCTCGATCAACTCAATCATCTATGTATACACACCCTCAATTCTCAAATATGCACGGTTCTTTTGTTGCACGACCATCAGAACctaatctatttatttaagCAACCTAACTACTAAATTAGTTTTGGCATTATGTATGTCTATTTTGATGACAAATAAGGacataaaattgaataattgaGAAGAATTTTTCAAACCTTTACGTCCAAATCCAGTAAGCAAGTGACAGGTTAAGAACACAATTTTATGCACTGCAAGTCATAATTTGTTACGTATAACCGATATTGACTGTCAAGTTGGAGAGTTAAGAGTAAGATGTGGATCTCTCACGCGGCTTCTAGGAAATTACCCTTTTATGCCCAGCCAATTAAAGCATTAACCTTTccgaaaaaagttttttttttttttttttttttttttttaagggtatGTGTCCGTGGAATAGGCAAAGAGCCCCTTTTTCATCCAACGTTAACTTTGGTAGTGGTCCTTGAAGAAATTGACTTGATGGCATGTTCATTATTTCAATCACATGGTATTAGCTTGACTTTGTCGTGTGACCAAATTTTTAGCTGCTTTTCTGTCTAGTTTTTGTGGGTATGGTTTTTGTACGTTGATAACTCCTCATCCCTACATCTCAACCGTCCAAAATCATAATCTTACATCAGTATCATCGCTGTCTAGAGAACGATCATACATGCATCGATGTCATCACTGATGTCTCAATCTCCCTAGCTCGTCGCAgtgcaaattatatatatatatatatgtcctccCTCCTCCAAAGCTGGTTCCCCTGGCCGCCCCTCTCTCTGATTTgtactatttttcattttttagcaAAACACATATTATATGGTCCAATTTTTATGCGCACActacattaatatatatttaataagagATAATATTGTTGTAAACATGTagctaagttttttttttttttttttgggtaataatataCGTAGCTAATTAAGTTTGGTTAAtaaagtgaaaatattttagattCTAAAAGATCCAGTTaaacttaaatagaaacaatacATATCCAATCTCCGTGGGGCTCAATTCAACTCAAAGAACGGCTTCTcaaaaaggaaatgaaagaaGAGACATATTTGTACAAGTGAATCATACAAGAGATGGAGATGTGGGTGAGATTGGGGATGGCACAGGTCAGTGAAAGTCTCTTCAGCGTTCGTCTTATTACAATACCTCCAGCCCAAACACCCAAGACCCAACCAACGGAAGCCCCTGACAGCGCTTTCCTTCCAATCTTGTCtgcagaattttatttttttttaattttcagacAACTCCAAAACTAACTGCATGCTCTATTATTATCGTCCAACAACTCAATTATCATATGATTGGTTAATGGGTGTTTTTGTCTATCTACTACATCCGAACCATGCGTCGGTCAAAAcgtagaaattatatttttctggaAAAGGTGGATACCAGTGGCTCCGCATTAATCAATGGAGAATTGCAAAATGGTGGTTATCACGTCCCGGCGGCGGGCACGGGTGTTCTAATCAATTTTCCGAAGATTCAGAGAGGTCAAGTGTGTGGCCCGACCCGTTAGAGTTTCGGCCGAAGAGATTTCTAGCCGTTGCCAAcataatatgtgaatatatgtaaatttaatacaaaataaataaaattaaatacaaaataattaaaacattataGAATTTGTACTTTCTAGAAAGGTTGAtggaggcctgtgtgataccacaatATCCTTAAGATGTTTTACCTTCACCGATACAGATAttttgtagcgaacgtctctcaggatacaacggctgcaaaagttttcaaattcagcACCTCTAAAGCTTTTCTGTTCGAACTATCTGAGTACCTTTTCTTTACCACTGTTTTTTGTTCTCTCTCattcaactccaaaacaaaactttttttttttctataaaaaactGTAGAAACGTTATCAAAGAATGTGTAAGTAATCAACTCTAAACAACAAAGAGTTGTAAAGCCTTCAAACTTTCAACTTTTCACGttcaaaatcattttgttttatttaaaaataatatttttccaaaacataaacaaacaaaagcCCAAAAATCTTTTGAAGTCCAAATCATTCACATATAAATGGCTCAAACTCTAAGACTAGCAACCCACAAAGATGTAGATGTCAGAGGGCAGCATTTTGAATTGCTGCGTTATGGGAGTGGTACAAGAGTTTGTCCTGGAGTTTCCTTCTCTCTTCAGTTTATGCAGCTTGTACTTGCTACTTTGCTTGACGGTTTCGAATTTGAAAAGCCTTTTGATGAACCAGTTGATATGACTGAGAAACCTGGACTCGTCATCCCAGAGCCGCCCCTTAAGCCGCGTCTATACCCTTGTTGCTATCCTATATGAAGTGATGAAGGCCCGCCTTGGCTAGCACTCACTCCACACAACACTTAGCCGGCCCGGTACCTATTTATAAACATTTGGAAACGCCAGCCCAAAATGTCACAAcattagttttattttcatttcgtTGTGCTTGGAACGGTGTCGTCTAAGCAGCATCGGGTTACAAGGATAGAGTTAAAAGGCTTGTTTGTTTCCATGCTGTAATTTAGCTTGAATTCCAGATTGTTCCCAGAAATTTCTCAGTAATGTTCCTTTCGTTATTACCAATGGAAAACTAAGGGTAAAAGTTCAGATCGTTCAACACTCATGGGGTTTCTACACCATGAAGCAAGATGATTGactgcttaaacattttaacttttaatttaattaaaaatgcaaCATATCTTGTACTAGAAAGGAACAAAGTACTACTAAAGGAAGGAAATCATTCTTcagcaattttcttttcttctttcttttgctCCTCCTTTTTTAGTTTTCCTGATATTTAAACCGAGCATATTGTCaaaataggaaaagaaaaaaacaaaaattgtcaAGTTTGGTTTCATCTTTCGCTTTTGACCTACAACAAAACTATTGGACAGATTTGCTGCGAATACGACATATTGGATAGTATTCCACGAAGTGATTGGTACGATGATCGGTCAATTGCGTTGAACTTATCGTCGCAGTCTTTGACCATGTGGCATCACTGCAtcgctcacctttttttttttctgtttttttgtttttttttttccttaatatatATTCACTAGTCCATCTCCCACTTGTCACTTGACTTTTGACGTGGATTGGGAAGATAATATTATGTTAAGCAATCTTCGGTTGGGAATAACGCTGGAGGAATCGTGAAATGTAATATTTGgttgttttatatttaattatatcgatttatttattataattataattaagttatataatatattaacatataaaatattaatatacgatatttaataaaaatgttaatatatttatttaatatttttaagattcatcattaattttttaaaaataactattttcattgtgctctaaaaaaataaataaataaattggtatgATCAAggctataattatatataaaacaacattCAAATCAGACAacattaggatttttttttttttttcaattcttaatTTGCATGAAGAtattgattaaaatttaaaactatatttattaattatcaaattttatgtgATCCTAATCTTTATGTAAtccaaagttttaaaaaaaaatctaatattaaaaCTGTTAATATGTCCTGATGTGAAttagactatatatataaccaatcgcaatttagtattattcattGTCAAATTGTTTAACTGATATATTTGGTTACTGTACTTCTCTCCACAACAATGTCTTAACAATTTActagattttattatttgttttatggtcACGGTCAAATTGAAATATAATcaagatataagataaattataatttttataaataaagagCCAAACCTATGCAAAAGGGGTAATAAGGGGAGGAGACATGTGAACCACGATTTCATGAATGTTAATGTAAAAGACATATAACCAAATTATCCTTTATAAGTACCCacaattttatacatatatatacaaagcaactattttatcaaatttctaatttatttaagtCATGAATACTTATGTGAAAAAAacgaatttattaaataaagtactaatttataattgaatttaaattatgatttccatcaagataattatgataaaaaaaaaactgactatattatatatatatatatataagataattcATTTGGGAAAAATTTTCTCATATTATAGGTTATAACCACTTGAtcctatcaatttttattttttgatattcatCTAATCCGACTAAACGTAAGCAGCCGGTTATATTTTCCATGCAATTAAATcatcattaaaaaattcatatttttttataactattagaaaatttatatacaaacaTGTTGATAAATTCAAACATATATATCCCCAGTGAAAAATCCACGCGGTAGTCTCTCTTTTCGTCtcctttaaaatttcaatttcatctGTCGTCTTTCTAGCCGCCTCTCAATTTCATCTGTTGTTATTTCGTTTACACCGTAAAAGGAACATCAAGTTGATTCTTACCATACGATCGATTCCCAGCTGAATATCGCACTCTTCCATTTCTTCATCTCTCACTCTCTATCCTAAGAAGTTTTAAGCAACAAACCAAGCAATCAATGGATcttgatcatcatcatcttcctaaTCTACTCCCTTTTATCTCCACCATCTTGGCCCTTTTGCTGCTTGTCCACCATCTTCTTCGGAAATCAAAACgtgaccaaaagaaaaaagagcctCCAGAAGCTGCGGGTGGATGGCCTATTATTGGCCACCTGCCACTTCTACAAGGTCTACAACCTCCTCATATAACCTTGGGCAACATGGCAGATAAGTACGGCCCAATCTTCACTATCAGAATGGGAATCTTCAAAACTTTGGTTGTAAGTAATTCGGAAATGGCTAAAGAGTGTTTCACTACCAATGACAAAGTGTTTGCCAACCGTCCAAAGCTCGTTGCCCAAGATATATTGGGCTACAACTATGCCATGTTTGGGTTCAGCCCTTACGGCTCTTACTGGCGACAAGTACGAAAGATTGCCACTCTTGAAGTACTTTCCCACCACCGCATTGAGAAACTCAGTCACATCCGAGAATCCGAGGTGAAAATATCCATCAAAGAGTTGTACGAGCTGTGGGTAAACGACAATAGCGTGGTTGTGGAGATGAAAAATTGGTTTGGAGATGTTGCATTAAACCTCATATTCATGATGGTCGTAGGAAAGCGATATCTGGAATTTACAGCCTCGAATGGTGATGAGTGCCGAAGAGCGTTGAGGGATTTTTTCGATCTGACTGGGACTTTTGTGGTATCGGATGCCATTCCCAATCTGAGATGGTTGGACTTGGGAGGACATGTTAGAGCTATGAAGAAGACGGCCAAAGTGCTCGATCATTTGATACAAGGATGGCTGGAGGAACATAAGCTAAAGAGAAGTAATTCTGAGGAGCAGAAGGAGAAGCAAGACTTCATGGATGTGATGCTTTATATTCTTGATAGTGCTGATCTTGAAATCGCCAGTTATGATGCTTATACAATCAACAAGGCTACATCCATGGTATATGCACTTCTCTTCATCTATCATTTActaactttttctttctcttttgtaattactttgtcttcttttgtttttttaattggctgaaaaagaatatttatgTTCTATGTTccttttactatattttttacCACGAGATTCATTGCTTCTAATAAACTTCATTTGGCCGAAAAGAATAATTCACAATGAACGTGATTTTCATATGAGTTCTAATGCTTCTATAAAAGACGATC includes the following:
- the LOC107420296 gene encoding cytochrome P450 CYP82D47 produces the protein MDIDHLHLPNLLPFISTILVLLLLVHHLLWKSKRDQKKRELPEAAGGWPIIGHLPLLQGPQPLHITLGNMADKYGPIFTIRMGIYKTLVVSNWETAKECFTTNDKVFANRPKLVAHDILGYNYAMIGFSPYGSYWRQVRKIATLEVLSHHRIEKLSHVRESEVKISIKELYELWGNDSSVVVEMKNWFGDVALNLIFRMVVGKRYLEATATNGDECRRALRDFSELTGIFVVSDAIPHLRWLDLGGHVRAMKKTAKVLDHLIHGWLEEHKPKRSNSVEEEKQDFMAVMLSILDSDQEIASFDADTINKATSLALILAGTDTMMVTLTWALALLLNNRGALKKAQQELDEHVGRDRQVKESDLNKLVYLQAILKETLRLYPAAPLLLPHESMEDCTVGGYHVPKGTCLLVNLSKIHRDPKIWSDPNEFRPERFLTTHKAVDVRGQNFELIPFGSGRRMCPGVSLALQFMQLTLAALLHGFDVATLSNEAVDMSEKFGLTNMKASPLDVLLTPRLPANLYY